The following coding sequences lie in one uncultured Celeribacter sp. genomic window:
- a CDS encoding YaiI/YqxD family protein yields the protein MTKIYVDADACPVKAEVEKVATRHQIQCLFVCNGGLRPSQNPYVEMVFVPDGPDIADMWIAERAGRGDVVVTGDIPLAAKTVETGARTLKHDGEAFTPSNIGNALATRDLMYDLRAADPFRQGGGKPFSKADRSRFLDALERAVQGAKRDAT from the coding sequence GTGACCAAGATTTATGTCGATGCCGATGCCTGCCCCGTGAAAGCCGAGGTGGAGAAAGTCGCCACGCGGCATCAAATCCAATGTCTGTTTGTCTGTAACGGCGGGCTGCGTCCGTCGCAAAATCCCTATGTCGAAATGGTCTTTGTGCCCGATGGGCCGGACATTGCCGACATGTGGATTGCGGAACGGGCGGGGCGCGGCGATGTGGTTGTAACCGGTGATATTCCCTTGGCTGCGAAAACGGTCGAGACCGGGGCGCGCACGCTCAAGCATGATGGCGAGGCGTTCACGCCGTCCAACATTGGCAATGCTTTGGCGACGCGGGATTTGATGTATGACCTGCGCGCGGCAGACCCGTTTCGACAGGGTGGCGGCAAGCCATTCTCGAAAGCGGATCGCTCGCGTTTTCTCGATGCTTTGGAACGCGCCGTGCAGGGCGCCAAAAGGGATGCGACATGA
- a CDS encoding DUF2794 domain-containing protein: MTIQTPTPFPGQPQSPQAPDKVVFDRHELGAIMGLYGRMVAAGEWRDYGMSFLKEVAVFAVFRRTAEHPLYRIEKRPKLRGKQGMYSVIGMDGQILKRGADLRTVLRVFDRKLIRAVE, encoded by the coding sequence ATGACCATACAAACGCCGACGCCCTTTCCGGGCCAACCGCAGAGCCCTCAAGCCCCTGATAAGGTCGTTTTCGACCGGCACGAGCTTGGCGCAATCATGGGACTTTATGGTCGGATGGTCGCCGCAGGCGAATGGCGCGACTACGGCATGTCCTTTCTCAAAGAGGTCGCCGTGTTTGCCGTCTTCCGCCGCACCGCCGAACACCCTTTGTATCGCATCGAAAAGCGCCCGAAACTGCGTGGCAAACAGGGCATGTATTCGGTGATCGGCATGGATGGGCAGATCCTCAAGCGCGGCGCGGACCTGCGCACGGTGTTGCGGGTGTTCGACCGCAAGCTGATCCGTGCGGTCGAATAA
- a CDS encoding I78 family peptidase inhibitor — translation MINTPTRLLALSLCALMACNEEAPASADRDPTLSEPSDLTCAIESVTPLIGEKPTALETLDIPAPFRVIRPGMAITEDYRPERTNIDIGQDGRISRVWCG, via the coding sequence ATGATCAACACACCCACCCGCCTTCTCGCCCTCTCTCTTTGTGCCCTCATGGCCTGCAACGAGGAGGCGCCCGCTTCCGCAGATCGCGACCCGACCCTGTCAGAGCCAAGCGATTTGACCTGTGCCATTGAGAGCGTCACCCCCCTGATCGGAGAGAAACCCACCGCCCTGGAGACGCTCGACATCCCAGCCCCCTTTCGCGTGATCCGCCCCGGCATGGCCATCACCGAGGATTATCGCCCGGAACGCACCAACATCGACATTGGTCAGGATGGACGCATTTCTCGCGTCTGGTGCGGCTGA
- a CDS encoding MFS transporter produces MSQTRTPLITPVLIAGCVVIVISFAIRASFGVFQIPIATEFNWPRAEFSLAIAIQNLFWGIGQPIFGALAERIGDRKAIILGAVIYAAGLVLSSMAVSPLAHQFYETLVGFGIAGTGFGVILAVVGRASSDENRSMSLAIATAAGSAGQVFGAPLAEWLLSFMSWQNVFLLFAASVLASLAVLPMMRSPDVASKAELEESLGAILGKAFRDPTYTLIFLGFFSCGYQLAFITAHFPALVTEMCGAIDPSGTLASLGVSTTSALGAISISLIGLANIGGTLFAGWLGNRFSKKYLLAGIYLGRTLAAAAFIALPITPTSVLIFSVVMGALWLATVPLTSGLVAHIYGLRYMGTLYGIVFFSHQLGAFLGVWLGGRLYDLYGDYTMVWWVGVGIGAFSAIVHLPVKEIPLGQRAERALG; encoded by the coding sequence ATGTCCCAAACACGCACGCCCCTCATCACGCCCGTCCTCATCGCCGGCTGTGTCGTCATCGTCATCAGCTTTGCGATCCGCGCGTCCTTTGGCGTGTTTCAGATCCCGATTGCAACAGAGTTCAACTGGCCTCGCGCCGAGTTTTCTCTGGCGATTGCGATCCAGAACCTGTTTTGGGGCATCGGCCAGCCGATTTTCGGCGCCCTGGCGGAACGCATCGGCGATCGCAAGGCGATCATTCTGGGCGCCGTGATCTATGCAGCCGGGCTTGTGCTGTCGTCGATGGCGGTCTCTCCGCTGGCACATCAGTTCTACGAAACCCTTGTGGGCTTTGGCATCGCGGGCACCGGTTTTGGCGTGATTTTGGCTGTCGTGGGCCGGGCCTCAAGTGATGAAAACCGCTCGATGTCGCTAGCCATCGCCACCGCTGCCGGGTCCGCCGGTCAGGTTTTCGGCGCACCTTTGGCCGAGTGGCTGTTGAGCTTCATGTCCTGGCAGAACGTGTTCCTGTTGTTCGCCGCCTCCGTTCTCGCCTCCCTCGCCGTCCTGCCGATGATGCGCAGCCCGGATGTTGCCAGCAAAGCCGAGTTGGAAGAAAGCCTTGGCGCCATTCTGGGCAAGGCCTTCCGTGATCCGACCTACACGCTGATCTTCCTGGGCTTCTTCTCCTGCGGTTATCAGCTTGCCTTCATCACCGCGCATTTCCCGGCGCTGGTGACCGAGATGTGCGGCGCGATTGATCCCTCTGGCACCCTGGCTTCTCTGGGCGTGTCGACGACCTCCGCGCTTGGGGCGATTTCGATTTCGCTGATCGGCCTCGCAAATATTGGCGGCACCTTGTTTGCTGGCTGGCTCGGCAATCGGTTTTCCAAGAAATACCTGCTTGCCGGCATTTACTTGGGGCGGACTCTGGCCGCCGCCGCCTTTATCGCCTTGCCGATTACACCCACCTCGGTGCTGATTTTCTCCGTCGTCATGGGGGCGCTTTGGCTCGCCACGGTGCCGCTAACCTCGGGGCTCGTCGCGCATATCTATGGGCTGCGCTACATGGGCACGCTCTACGGGATTGTCTTTTTCTCCCACCAATTGGGCGCGTTCTTGGGCGTCTGGCTCGGCGGGCGGCTCTACGATCTCTACGGCGATTACACCATGGTCTGGTGGGTCGGCGTTGGCATCGGGGCGTTCTCCGCTATCGTGCATTTGCCGGTCAAGGAAATCCCCTTGGGGCAACGTGCGGAGCGCGCGTTAGGCTAA
- a CDS encoding TetR/AcrR family transcriptional regulator has product MAHNSLIIKKGRKFDQVIEGARTVFMRDGYEGASVDDIAREAGVSKATLYSYFPDKRVLFLEIAAQETHKQADAFEERIDDSHPPEVVLPTAGRKILDFVLSDIGIAVFRIAVAESDRFPEIGQKFYDSGPGLLKERLSQYLASWCAQGVLAIDDPELAAEQFAELCKVHLLPAHLFQGRLTVDEAERDRIIESAVALFLARYGTRS; this is encoded by the coding sequence ATGGCACATAACAGCCTCATCATCAAAAAAGGGCGCAAATTCGATCAAGTCATCGAAGGGGCACGCACCGTTTTTATGCGCGATGGTTATGAGGGGGCTTCGGTCGATGACATCGCCCGCGAGGCCGGCGTGTCGAAGGCGACGCTTTATAGCTATTTCCCCGACAAACGCGTGTTGTTCCTGGAAATCGCAGCTCAGGAAACCCACAAACAAGCGGACGCTTTCGAAGAACGTATCGACGACAGCCACCCGCCCGAAGTCGTTTTACCGACGGCCGGGCGCAAAATCCTCGATTTCGTGCTGTCGGATATCGGCATCGCCGTGTTTCGCATCGCTGTCGCCGAAAGCGACCGCTTTCCAGAAATCGGACAGAAATTCTATGACAGCGGGCCGGGACTCTTGAAAGAGAGATTGTCGCAATATCTTGCCAGTTGGTGCGCCCAAGGCGTTCTGGCCATTGACGATCCCGAACTGGCCGCCGAACAATTCGCCGAACTGTGCAAGGTGCACCTGCTGCCCGCTCATCTGTTTCAAGGGCGCCTTACTGTAGATGAGGCGGAGCGGGACAGGATCATCGAAAGCGCCGTTGCCCTGTTTCTGGCCAGATACGGAACTCGATCATGA
- a CDS encoding folylpolyglutamate synthase/dihydrofolate synthase family protein produces MTTQNSDVILDRLMSLHPKIIDLVLDRVWRLLDALDHPERKLPPVIHIAGTNGKGSTQAMIRAGLEAAGKSVHAYTSPHLARFHERIRLAGDLISEPDLMEVLEECERANGGEPITYFEITTVAGLLAMSRGPADYTLLEVGLGGRLDATNVIEKPELSVITPISIDHTQFLGDTLTAIAGEKAGIIKRGVPCVVGPQPDEALDVIEATAARLGAPLLRYGQEWHVWEERGRLIFQDETGLRDLPLPRLLGHHQIINAGAAIAALRHMGYDDAALEAALTDAFWPARMQRLKTGPLIDAAPQAELWLDGGHNPAAGVALAEALDRLPKRPTYMICGMLSTKDVGGYLRELKGHTEQLIAVSIPDSQATLSAHETAEFARAEGFDTLEADSVLSAIQGIIADHPEARILICGSLYLAGHVLQSNG; encoded by the coding sequence GTGACCACCCAAAATTCCGATGTCATCCTCGACCGGTTGATGTCCCTACACCCCAAGATCATTGATCTTGTCCTTGATCGTGTCTGGCGCCTTCTTGACGCTCTGGATCATCCCGAGCGCAAATTGCCGCCCGTGATCCATATCGCGGGCACCAATGGCAAAGGCTCCACCCAGGCGATGATCCGCGCCGGGCTTGAGGCGGCGGGCAAAAGCGTCCACGCCTATACCTCGCCACATCTGGCCCGGTTTCATGAGCGTATTCGTCTGGCCGGAGATCTGATTTCTGAGCCGGACCTGATGGAGGTGCTCGAAGAATGCGAGCGCGCCAATGGCGGCGAGCCGATCACCTATTTCGAGATCACCACCGTGGCCGGCCTCCTCGCCATGTCGCGTGGGCCTGCCGATTACACCCTGTTGGAAGTGGGCCTTGGCGGGCGCCTCGACGCCACCAATGTGATTGAAAAACCTGAGCTTTCGGTCATCACGCCGATCTCCATCGACCACACGCAATTCCTAGGCGATACGCTCACCGCGATCGCAGGCGAGAAAGCCGGGATTATCAAACGTGGCGTGCCCTGCGTTGTTGGCCCGCAACCGGACGAAGCCCTCGACGTGATCGAAGCCACAGCCGCCCGCCTCGGCGCGCCTTTGCTGCGGTATGGCCAAGAATGGCATGTATGGGAAGAGCGTGGCCGGTTGATTTTCCAAGACGAAACCGGCCTGCGCGATCTGCCTTTGCCGCGTCTTCTGGGCCATCACCAGATCATCAACGCAGGCGCCGCCATCGCCGCTTTGCGTCACATGGGCTACGACGACGCCGCGCTTGAGGCCGCCCTCACCGACGCCTTCTGGCCCGCGCGGATGCAGCGGCTCAAGACCGGGCCGCTGATCGACGCCGCCCCTCAGGCCGAGCTTTGGCTCGATGGTGGGCACAATCCGGCGGCGGGTGTGGCTTTGGCCGAAGCGCTGGATCGCCTGCCCAAGCGCCCGACCTATATGATCTGCGGCATGCTCAGCACGAAAGACGTCGGTGGCTATCTGCGTGAACTCAAAGGCCACACGGAACAATTGATCGCCGTGTCGATCCCGGACTCACAGGCCACACTGTCAGCCCATGAGACCGCCGAATTCGCCCGCGCCGAAGGGTTTGACACTTTGGAAGCCGACAGTGTTCTGTCCGCGATCCAAGGCATCATCGCGGATCACCCCGAGGCGCGTATCCTGATTTGCGGTTCGCTTTACCTCGCGGGGCATGTGCTGCAAAGCAACGGCTAA
- a CDS encoding HAD family phosphatase, with translation MTIDAVIFDIGNVLIEWQPERHYDAVIGEARRKAMFEAVDLHAMNDLVDQGHDFRKTIEACATQCPDFKDEILMWYFDWIKMAAPAIPASVKILRALRTKGVPVFALTNFGVESFEYAETQYPFLTDFDRRYVSGRMGCVKPQSIIYEMVEADCKIAPERLLFTDDRQDNIDMAASRGWQTHLFEGPEGWAARLVSEGLLTAEDLA, from the coding sequence ATGACCATAGATGCGGTGATTTTCGACATCGGCAACGTGTTGATCGAATGGCAGCCGGAGCGGCATTACGATGCGGTGATCGGCGAGGCCCGGCGCAAGGCAATGTTCGAGGCGGTCGATCTTCATGCGATGAACGATCTGGTCGATCAGGGCCATGATTTCCGCAAGACGATTGAGGCCTGTGCCACGCAATGTCCTGATTTTAAAGACGAAATCCTGATGTGGTATTTCGACTGGATCAAAATGGCGGCGCCTGCGATCCCCGCCTCAGTCAAGATTTTGCGGGCTCTGCGCACCAAAGGTGTGCCGGTGTTTGCCCTGACGAATTTCGGGGTCGAGAGCTTTGAATATGCTGAAACCCAGTACCCGTTTCTGACCGACTTCGACCGGCGCTATGTTTCCGGGCGGATGGGCTGTGTCAAGCCGCAGTCTATCATCTACGAGATGGTTGAGGCCGATTGCAAAATCGCGCCGGAGCGCCTGTTGTTCACCGATGACCGGCAGGACAATATCGACATGGCCGCCTCGCGCGGATGGCAGACGCATCTGTTCGAGGGGCCGGAGGGCTGGGCCGCACGGCTGGTCTCAGAGGGTCTTTTGACGGCGGAAGACTTAGCCTAA
- a CDS encoding LLM class flavin-dependent oxidoreductase: MALEFGVDTFGDVTWDELGNDLPQGQVIRNVIAEGVLTDQVGLDVFGLGEHHRPDFAVSAIEPVLAAIAAQTSNVKLTSAVTVLSSDDPIRVFQRFSTLQAISNGRAEVTLGRGSFTESFPLFGFDLSDYEMLFEEKFELFKLLTTQDKISWSGRHRTALKQQAVYPRPERPIPVWLGVGGTPQSVVRAATNDVSMTLAIIGGSPARFKPFADLYRDVRKQMDAPMLPLGAHSPGHIARTDAEARDRYFDGYRIMHERIGASRGWPPLTREAFEHEVDHGALFVGSPETVAQKIAATVSVLGLDRFDLKYSAGPVSHNALMDTIRLYGEEVTPRVREILAEG; this comes from the coding sequence ATGGCTTTGGAATTCGGCGTAGACACGTTTGGCGACGTCACATGGGACGAACTCGGCAATGATTTGCCGCAGGGTCAGGTCATCCGCAACGTCATCGCGGAAGGCGTATTGACCGATCAGGTCGGCCTCGATGTCTTTGGCCTGGGCGAACATCACCGCCCGGATTTCGCCGTCTCCGCCATCGAACCGGTGCTCGCCGCCATCGCCGCGCAGACTTCTAACGTGAAACTGACCTCCGCCGTCACGGTGCTGTCTTCCGACGATCCGATCCGGGTGTTTCAACGCTTTTCGACGCTGCAAGCGATCTCCAATGGTCGCGCCGAAGTCACGCTCGGGCGCGGCTCTTTCACGGAAAGCTTCCCGCTCTTCGGCTTTGATCTCTCGGATTACGAAATGCTGTTCGAAGAGAAATTCGAGCTGTTCAAGCTTTTGACCACACAAGACAAAATCAGCTGGTCCGGACGTCACCGCACCGCGTTGAAACAACAGGCGGTCTATCCCCGCCCCGAACGCCCGATCCCGGTCTGGCTCGGTGTTGGCGGCACCCCGCAATCGGTGGTGCGCGCCGCGACCAATGATGTCTCCATGACGCTTGCGATCATCGGCGGAAGCCCCGCGCGGTTCAAACCCTTTGCCGATCTCTACCGCGATGTGCGCAAACAAATGGATGCGCCGATGCTGCCGCTGGGCGCGCATTCGCCGGGGCATATCGCCAGGACGGACGCCGAGGCCCGCGATCGCTATTTCGACGGCTACCGGATCATGCATGAACGCATCGGTGCGAGCCGCGGCTGGCCGCCGCTGACGCGCGAAGCCTTTGAGCATGAGGTGGACCACGGCGCGCTCTTCGTCGGTTCGCCCGAGACGGTCGCCCAGAAAATCGCCGCCACGGTCTCTGTTCTGGGGTTGGATCGGTTCGACCTGAAATATTCCGCCGGTCCCGTGAGCCATAACGCACTCATGGACACGATCCGCCTCTACGGCGAAGAAGTCACACCGCGCGTGCGGGAGATTTTGGCGGAGGGCTGA
- a CDS encoding leucyl aminopeptidase family protein: MPLSFAVSGSASLPLHLITPDQLDDTLAGLDPAQADWIKAQGFTASSGSVCTYPGASGIAGAVAGLGAEQDRSRGRFALGAVRKSLPKGVYHLETALTGPELDEQLLGWLFSGYIFDKYARKSAPDAELVAPEGADIARLEAIAAGEALTRDLINTPANDMGPAELEAAAVALAKDHAAEISVITGEDLLTQNFPMIHAVGRASPRAPRLIDMRWGTSGPVLTLVGKGVCFDTGGLNLKPGASMGLMKKDMGGAATVLGLAKMIMALDLPLQLRVLIPAVENAVDGSAFRPQDILASRKGLTVEINNTDAEGRLVLADALALADESPSDLVISMATLTGAARVALGPDIPPFFATDDTDADVLSKAAMTVADPLWQLPYWEPYEPMIEPGIADLDNAPSGGMAGAITAALFLRRFVTETPRYMHFDIYGWNPSPKPARPKGGVGQGARAILAALPELLKL; this comes from the coding sequence ATGCCACTTTCCTTTGCCGTCTCCGGCAGTGCTTCCCTTCCGCTTCATCTGATCACACCTGACCAGCTCGACGACACGCTGGCCGGTCTCGATCCGGCGCAGGCTGATTGGATCAAGGCACAGGGGTTTACGGCCTCTTCGGGAAGCGTTTGCACTTATCCGGGGGCATCGGGCATTGCAGGTGCCGTAGCGGGGCTTGGCGCCGAACAGGATCGGTCGCGCGGGCGATTCGCACTGGGGGCCGTGCGTAAATCGCTGCCCAAAGGTGTCTATCACCTGGAAACGGCCCTGACGGGGCCGGAACTCGATGAACAGCTTCTGGGCTGGCTATTCTCGGGCTATATATTTGATAAATATGCCAGAAAATCTGCGCCTGACGCTGAACTTGTGGCGCCCGAGGGTGCCGATATTGCACGGCTTGAGGCCATCGCCGCGGGCGAAGCGCTCACCCGGGATCTGATCAACACCCCCGCCAATGACATGGGGCCTGCGGAGTTGGAAGCCGCCGCTGTCGCATTGGCGAAAGACCATGCGGCGGAGATTTCCGTCATCACCGGCGAAGACCTTTTGACGCAGAATTTTCCAATGATCCACGCCGTCGGTCGCGCCTCTCCGCGCGCGCCGCGGCTGATCGACATGCGCTGGGGCACGTCTGGGCCGGTGCTGACACTCGTCGGCAAAGGCGTGTGTTTCGACACCGGCGGGCTGAACCTCAAACCGGGCGCCTCCATGGGGCTTATGAAAAAGGACATGGGAGGGGCGGCCACGGTTTTGGGGCTGGCGAAAATGATCATGGCGCTGGACCTGCCGCTGCAATTGCGCGTGCTGATCCCGGCTGTGGAAAATGCCGTCGATGGGTCGGCCTTCCGCCCGCAAGATATCCTGGCCTCGCGCAAAGGGCTGACGGTCGAGATCAACAACACCGATGCCGAAGGGCGACTGGTTCTCGCCGATGCTCTGGCGCTGGCGGATGAAAGCCCGAGCGATCTGGTGATTTCCATGGCGACGCTGACGGGGGCGGCGCGGGTGGCGCTGGGCCCCGATATTCCGCCATTTTTTGCAACCGACGACACGGACGCCGATGTGCTCTCGAAGGCTGCGATGACGGTGGCCGATCCGCTCTGGCAATTGCCCTATTGGGAGCCTTATGAGCCGATGATCGAGCCGGGGATTGCCGATCTCGACAATGCGCCCTCGGGCGGCATGGCGGGGGCGATTACCGCCGCCTTGTTCCTGCGCCGCTTCGTGACGGAAACGCCGCGCTACATGCATTTCGACATTTACGGTTGGAACCCCTCGCCCAAACCGGCGCGTCCAAAAGGCGGTGTGGGGCAGGGCGCGCGGGCGATTCTGGCCGCACTGCCGGAGCTGTTAAAGCTATGA
- the zapE gene encoding cell division protein ZapE, with protein sequence MTTLMDIYAARVAEGTLRADPAQEAVLPLLERVRSDLANQPTKKGLLSLIGGRKKPEAVRGLYLWGGVGRGKSMLMDLFYEHSPVPARRVHFHAFMQEVQAGIEAARKAGTSDAIAPVVDKISHEIKLLCFDEMQITDIADAMIVGRLFEGLFANGVTVVTTSNRVPDDLYKDGLNRQLFLPFIEILKQKLDVHHLHSPVDYRQGRLTGTPVYFHPVTGDVRATIDDIWTDLTGGATESLTLKVKGRDVVLPKFHNGIARATFWDLCGQMFGPGDYLVIADAVKLLILEDIPRLTRGNFNEAKRFVTLIDALYEAKVRTVCTAVDEPERLYIEGAGAFEFERTASRLREMQDAHWGEERPEISPGD encoded by the coding sequence ATGACAACGCTGATGGATATCTACGCGGCCCGTGTGGCCGAAGGCACGCTGCGCGCCGACCCGGCGCAAGAGGCGGTCTTGCCGCTGTTGGAGCGGGTGCGCTCCGATCTTGCCAACCAGCCGACGAAAAAGGGGCTTTTGTCCCTGATCGGTGGCCGCAAAAAGCCCGAAGCCGTGCGTGGGCTTTACCTTTGGGGTGGGGTCGGGCGCGGCAAATCCATGCTGATGGATCTGTTCTACGAACATTCCCCTGTGCCCGCGCGCCGGGTGCATTTTCATGCCTTCATGCAGGAGGTGCAGGCGGGGATCGAGGCCGCACGCAAGGCCGGAACTTCGGATGCCATCGCACCCGTTGTCGACAAGATTTCGCATGAGATCAAACTCTTGTGCTTTGATGAGATGCAGATCACGGACATCGCCGATGCGATGATTGTGGGGCGGTTGTTCGAGGGGCTGTTTGCCAATGGCGTGACCGTCGTCACCACCTCGAACCGCGTGCCGGACGATCTTTACAAGGACGGGCTGAATCGCCAGCTCTTCCTGCCCTTCATCGAGATTTTGAAACAGAAGCTCGACGTGCATCACCTGCATTCGCCAGTGGATTATCGACAGGGGCGTCTGACCGGGACGCCGGTCTATTTCCATCCGGTGACGGGCGATGTGCGCGCGACGATTGACGACATCTGGACCGACCTGACGGGCGGCGCGACGGAGAGCCTGACGCTGAAGGTCAAAGGCCGCGATGTGGTCCTGCCGAAGTTCCACAACGGCATCGCGCGGGCGACGTTTTGGGACCTCTGCGGCCAGATGTTCGGGCCGGGGGACTATCTGGTGATTGCCGATGCGGTGAAGCTTTTGATCCTTGAAGACATCCCGCGTCTGACACGTGGCAATTTCAACGAGGCGAAGCGGTTCGTGACCCTGATCGACGCGCTTTATGAGGCCAAAGTGCGCACGGTCTGCACCGCCGTCGATGAGCCGGAGCGGCTTTATATCGAGGGCGCGGGAGCGTTCGAGTTCGAGCGCACGGCGTCGCGCCTCAGAGAAATGCAGGATGCGCACTGGGGTGAGGAGCGCCCGGAAATCAGTCCGGGGGACTGA
- a CDS encoding NlpC/P60 family protein, with protein MRDRRLTPANTRVALNGFAHDGQAVVTPERTTVSGPLANLRASPAGKRDRQLLWGEAFDVLERHEGWAFGVAVRDGYVGYVDESRIGPDQTPTHLISVRATHLYPTDSFKAEERTSLSFGSRICVVDERHKFMEVAYGDGGETAFVPKPHIRPIERPFTDPVTIAQLFFGTPYLWGGNSAFGIDCSGLVQAGLLACGIPCPGDSDLQQSLGTEASGGYQRGDLLFWKGHVAMCVDHEVLIHANAHHMAVAYEPIARAIARIEAQGDGPVIAHRRL; from the coding sequence ATGAGGGACCGTCGTCTGACCCCCGCCAACACGCGCGTCGCTTTGAATGGTTTTGCCCATGACGGGCAGGCCGTCGTGACGCCAGAGCGCACGACTGTGTCCGGTCCGCTCGCGAATTTGCGCGCCAGCCCCGCCGGCAAACGCGACCGGCAATTGCTTTGGGGCGAAGCGTTTGATGTCTTGGAGCGGCACGAGGGCTGGGCCTTTGGTGTCGCGGTGCGTGACGGCTATGTCGGCTATGTCGATGAAAGCAGGATCGGCCCCGATCAGACGCCAACGCATCTGATTTCGGTGCGCGCCACGCATCTCTACCCGACCGACTCGTTCAAAGCCGAAGAGCGCACAAGCCTGTCTTTCGGTTCCCGCATCTGCGTCGTTGATGAACGCCACAAATTCATGGAAGTGGCCTATGGCGATGGCGGGGAGACAGCTTTCGTGCCGAAACCCCACATCCGCCCCATCGAACGGCCTTTCACCGACCCGGTGACCATCGCGCAACTGTTCTTTGGCACGCCTTACCTTTGGGGCGGCAATTCGGCGTTCGGGATTGATTGTTCGGGTCTCGTGCAGGCGGGTCTTTTGGCCTGTGGTATCCCCTGTCCCGGCGACAGTGATCTGCAACAAAGTCTCGGTACAGAGGCCTCAGGCGGCTATCAGCGTGGCGATTTGTTGTTCTGGAAAGGCCATGTCGCGATGTGTGTGGATCATGAGGTTCTCATCCATGCCAATGCGCATCATATGGCCGTGGCCTATGAGCCGATCGCGCGCGCGATTGCCAGAATCGAGGCGCAGGGTGACGGGCCGGTCATCGCCCATCGCAGGCTGTGA
- a CDS encoding iron exporter MbfA codes for MFPAIANRKRFSDLSEQEIIALAISSEEDDARIYRQYAEHLRTDFPDSAKIFDGMAEEEDGHREALISLHKRRFGDVIPLIRREHVAGYYTRNPVWLIGNLGLERIREEAHAMEQGAEAFYRKAAERTQDADTRALLGRLAAAEAGHDRRAGELEDEHLTDETRSEEEKTAHRQFVLTWVQPGLAGLMDGSVSTLAPIFATAFATQDTHTTFLVGLAASVGAGISMGFTEAASDDGELSGRGSPMKRGIASGVMTTLGGLGHALPYLIPHFWTATFIAMAVVFIELWSIAWIQKKYMNTPFMRAAFQVVFGGALVFAAGVLIGGG; via the coding sequence ATGTTCCCTGCCATTGCCAATCGCAAACGCTTCTCGGATCTCAGCGAACAGGAAATCATCGCTCTGGCGATTTCCTCGGAGGAAGACGACGCGCGGATTTATCGCCAATATGCCGAACACCTGCGCACGGACTTCCCGGACAGCGCCAAGATTTTCGATGGCATGGCCGAAGAGGAAGACGGGCATCGGGAGGCACTGATCTCCCTCCACAAACGGCGGTTCGGGGATGTGATCCCGCTCATCCGCCGCGAACATGTCGCGGGGTATTACACGCGCAACCCTGTCTGGCTGATCGGCAATCTCGGCCTTGAGCGTATTCGCGAGGAAGCCCATGCGATGGAGCAGGGCGCCGAGGCCTTTTATCGTAAGGCCGCAGAGCGCACGCAGGACGCCGACACACGCGCCCTTCTCGGTCGTCTGGCGGCGGCGGAAGCCGGGCACGATCGGCGGGCGGGTGAGCTTGAGGACGAGCACCTCACGGACGAGACTCGCAGCGAAGAGGAAAAGACTGCACATCGTCAGTTCGTTTTGACTTGGGTGCAGCCGGGGCTGGCGGGCTTGATGGACGGCTCTGTGTCCACCCTCGCGCCGATCTTCGCCACCGCTTTCGCAACGCAGGACACCCATACGACCTTCCTCGTGGGCTTGGCGGCCTCGGTCGGGGCCGGGATTTCCATGGGCTTCACCGAGGCCGCATCGGACGATGGTGAACTCTCCGGCCGTGGCTCGCCAATGAAGCGCGGCATTGCCTCTGGCGTGATGACGACGCTGGGGGGCTTGGGGCACGCGTTGCCCTATCTGATCCCGCATTTCTGGACCGCGACTTTCATCGCCATGGCGGTTGTGTTCATTGAGCTGTGGTCGATTGCCTGGATTCAAAAGAAATACATGAACACACCCTTCATGCGCGCGGCATTTCAGGTTGTGTTCGGCGGCGCTCTGGTGTTCGCTGCGGGGGTGCTCATTGGCGGAGGCTGA